A region from the Lolium perenne isolate Kyuss_39 chromosome 4, Kyuss_2.0, whole genome shotgun sequence genome encodes:
- the LOC127348974 gene encoding uncharacterized protein isoform X2, whose product MEDSVGEQERREQEDAVAMAQGKKRGREEEQEEAGGGRVVQGKEEVVAVAVVEEAGFLSSMASKIGAAMSGANGSGGGGEDGAEGNGNGNVVSAAADGQDEEQKDSNGGGGIFHRLLSSSSPPAPVTGTEEEKRGGTDAEEGGGEQAGILSAMASKIGMAMSGANGHGSSAEDAKASNGDADHSKGESKEEEHESNSNGIVKQLMSNLPTSDTRGPNAEEASMLIAIIED is encoded by the exons ATGGAGGACTCGGTGGGCGAGCAGGAGAGGAGGGAGCAGGAGGACGCCGTGGCCATGGCGCAGGGGAAGAAGCGCGGgcgagaggaagagcaagaagaagCGGGCGGTGGTCGGGTGGTGCAGGGGAaggaggaggtggtggcggtggcggtggtggaggaGGCTGGGTTCCTGAGCAGCATGGCGTCCAAGATCGGCGCGGCCATGTCTGGTGCCAacgggagcggcggcggcggcgaggacggcgcCGAAGGCAATGGCAACGGAAATGTGGTCTCTGCTGCCGCTGACGGCCAGGATGAGGAGCAGAAAGACAGCAATGGCGGCGGCGGGATCTTCCACAGGCTCCTGTCCAGCTCATCTCCTCCCGCACCGGTCACGG GAACAGAGGAAGAGAAAAGGGGAGGGACAGATGCGGAGGAAGGCGGAGGCGAGCAGGCTGGCATACTGAGCGCCATGGCTTCCAAgatcggcatggccatgtccggcGCCAATGGTCACGGCAGCAGCGCTGAAGACGCCAAGGCAAGCAATGGAGACGCTGATCACAGCAAAGGCGAGAGCAAGGAGGAAGAACACGAGTCCAACTCCAACGGGATCGTCAAGCAGCTCATGTCCAACCTCCCCACTTCAG ATACCAGAGGGCCGAATGCTGAAGAGGCTTCCATGCTCATCGCCATAATCGAAGACTAG
- the LOC127348974 gene encoding uncharacterized protein isoform X1, with protein sequence MEDSVGEQERREQEDAVAMAQGKKRGREEEQEEAGGGRVVQGKEEVVAVAVVEEAGFLSSMASKIGAAMSGANGSGGGGEDGAEGNGNGNVVSAAADGQDEEQKDSNGGGGIFHRLLSSSSPPAPVTAGTEEEKRGGTDAEEGGGEQAGILSAMASKIGMAMSGANGHGSSAEDAKASNGDADHSKGESKEEEHESNSNGIVKQLMSNLPTSDTRGPNAEEASMLIAIIED encoded by the exons ATGGAGGACTCGGTGGGCGAGCAGGAGAGGAGGGAGCAGGAGGACGCCGTGGCCATGGCGCAGGGGAAGAAGCGCGGgcgagaggaagagcaagaagaagCGGGCGGTGGTCGGGTGGTGCAGGGGAaggaggaggtggtggcggtggcggtggtggaggaGGCTGGGTTCCTGAGCAGCATGGCGTCCAAGATCGGCGCGGCCATGTCTGGTGCCAacgggagcggcggcggcggcgaggacggcgcCGAAGGCAATGGCAACGGAAATGTGGTCTCTGCTGCCGCTGACGGCCAGGATGAGGAGCAGAAAGACAGCAATGGCGGCGGCGGGATCTTCCACAGGCTCCTGTCCAGCTCATCTCCTCCCGCACCGGTCACGG CAGGAACAGAGGAAGAGAAAAGGGGAGGGACAGATGCGGAGGAAGGCGGAGGCGAGCAGGCTGGCATACTGAGCGCCATGGCTTCCAAgatcggcatggccatgtccggcGCCAATGGTCACGGCAGCAGCGCTGAAGACGCCAAGGCAAGCAATGGAGACGCTGATCACAGCAAAGGCGAGAGCAAGGAGGAAGAACACGAGTCCAACTCCAACGGGATCGTCAAGCAGCTCATGTCCAACCTCCCCACTTCAG ATACCAGAGGGCCGAATGCTGAAGAGGCTTCCATGCTCATCGCCATAATCGAAGACTAG